A single Zootoca vivipara chromosome 1, rZooViv1.1, whole genome shotgun sequence DNA region contains:
- the LOC132593219 gene encoding 26S proteasome complex subunit SEM1-like codes for MKSEKKQPVDLGLLEEDDEFEEFPAEDWAALDEDEDAHVWEDNWNDDSVEDNFSNMLRAEQKNKIQSAAPLQGQSEIMAHQAPPLQVNEDAAAAALRGLIPLCDNALL; via the exons ATGAAGTCGGAGAAGAAACAGCCTGTCGACTtagggctgctggaggaggatgacgAGTTTGAGGAGTTCCCAGCTGAAGACTGGGCTGCtttagatgaagatgaagatgcaCATGTGTGGGAAGACAATTGGAATGATGACAGTGTGGAAGATAATTTCTCCAATATGCTAAGAGctgaacagaaaaataaaataca GTCTGCTGCCCCACTACAGGGACAATCAGAAATAATGGCACATCAAGCACCACCACTCCAAGTGAATGaagatgctgcagcagcagcacttcgTGGGTTGATTCCTCTGTGTGACAATGCCTTGCTGTAG